The DNA segment AAGCGAATTTCCATATATGATGGACTGGACTGTCTAGTCTGGATACAGTTATATACAAAAATCTGCCATCTGACATTGCTGTTttcgacgttaaacaacaaacaaaataaaagtcACACAATCCAATCTCTTTGTAATCCAGTCACGGTCGAAAAGGTACGTACTCTGGATGTCGTTTCATGTACCAAATGTAGTGAAAATAGTAGTGAGTCATATATTTGAACGTGAAAACTCCTTAGAATGGGGATTTACACGAGCTCAAAACAGTAGTGAAAACATTACTATCACCAATCAACGCCCATTAAGCGTCGATAAGGCCTTGGACGCTTTGTCAGGTGAAGCAATCTTAATTACTTAAACACCATTTTGTCTACCTGACTTCTCAATAGGTGCAAAATCATGAAGAAACCCATAACAACCCGAGTATTCAGAAACATACCTGTATGTCTAGACCTGGACTGAAATTCGGTTGTTCTGAACAGACAGTTGAATTTCTCTTAAGGACCTTCGAAAAATCAATGCCTTTCGTAATCAAAGATCTCCACTTTCCAGGTGGTTTGTCAATGTTATAATGGATATACAGCCATACCTTTCCGTAACAGAGACCGACAATAACTGCTGTGTAACCCTACCTTGGGGTGTATGTTTCCATGCATTCGGGAAACAGTTTTCCTTTGTCTTCCCCGCCTCCTCTGGTGAAACAGCTGAACTGTACAATTGGAAGCAGGAGATTCTACCAATGAAAGGGTCCTCTGGTTCATCTAAAGATTTCCCCAGACGTAGAGCCCCTTCTGATGGCAGCTGGATCTCGTTGGGGAAGTCATCGTCAAGGTTCTCTAGTAGTTTCCCATTGTTGAAGACCTTTATCCGTCCAGTCAGGAACTCCCTGGTGATGACGATATGACACCACGTGTCTGCTATGAGGACATCAGGAAGAGCCGTGCTTCCCACATCGACACCATACTCGTCCCAGAATGAGATGAAGAGGTAGTTCTCGAGCATGGACACCTTTATTATGTTACCCGTCTTGTACAGGTAGTTGATAAGCGTGCCTTCTGGGGGCCCTTCTGGGTAGGCGAGGAAGGATATGGTTATGTCTTTGAAGATGAGGTTGCCATCTAACGAGATGTCGATATGGGATTCCTTGTCGCCCGTCAGTGTTATGGCATCATACGGAAGTTCTGGGTAGCCTTGTCGGAAGCGGAAACACTGGCCGTCATCGGGAATAGCGGCATCAAGTCGCGCCATCACTTCCGTGTTGAGGGTAGTGTTCCCCAGGGGCCATACATAGGTAGGAGTCGGACGGCCGGTGACGGGTCCACCGCCTGTGTGGGACAAAGGAAAAGCAGGTGCAATGTTCAAGTATACATGTCACCAGCTAATCATTGCTTGTATAACAGTTTCCAAACTGAAAGCTTTCAAGTCCTAGATGCATCCTAATGAAATGATTGAGTTCTCTTTCAGACTTACAGACAGTAATATCAGTGCCAATTTTAagttctttaaaatattttgaaacagtcCTTTAAACCAAATCGTTTCTTGTACATATAAGAAATATATAAATCTGCTATGTCTGTATTACGACTAAGCGAGTCATCTACTGGACAAAAGTTACACTAATACTCAATTATAGATACTAATGTGCTAATATTGACCCACAAATACATACCCATTAGACTCATCAGAAATACAGTATGCAGGGTTGACTTCATAACTGCGCAATGTTCCCACATCATGAATACTTGTTTCCGGACAAAAGGTTACTTGATTCTGACTTGCCAAGTGGGCCCACGAGGGAACGGGTCGCGCTCGCTAATACTGACAAATGGCACAACTCGGGGAAGCTTCGGTATGGCAGGCGCGACTTACTGAGAGAACTTATTAATGCCATCGAGCTGTCAGAATATCAAGAGATTGCCACCTCTCTGGACAACTTACGGTGATGAGGCAGGCAATAAGCTGGATCAGCAGGATGAGATCTGTGTCTCGACCTAGGGGAGCAAGTGGAGCTATCCATTGTCTCCAAAGCAACTGTTCTGTTTCATTCTAGCTACTGTCTGTACTTAGTCAAACCAACCTTTGTGAAACGTTCAAGCTATTGACCTTATTTAGTTATAAGTTAGTTACCAACTTTTCCGGGCCAATATAGCCATTTCTTGGcttcaataaaatattgcccAATCAACAAATCCCGATATTATGAAATGTGTTCTAGGCTAAGAACTCTGGTTCAGTCAGTAGAGCCTGGGTGTGTGGTCACAGATGTGTTCAAATCCGCCTGGTATGTGTTCTAGGGTAACAACTCTGGTCCACTGTCTAGCCTGAGTGTGTTCCAGACAGAATAGTATAAATAACGTACTTGTATGTGTTCAGTCTAAAACTCTCGTTGCGGTTTTAGATCAGGTTGCGAGTGTTCAGAATGAATTATCTTCTTATGATTAAGTTATTTTATAACGTCCGTAACGTTTGAAGTTTTCATGAGACACTCATATAATTTATGTCCTTACAACTGACCTTCATATTCCTTACTTTTACTAATTAATTACTATAGAatttagtcacgatgtggctgaaatatgcCCATGTGACTTAAAATCATGCATCATTCATGATCACTCCGTGACTGGTAACCTATAGTCCACTTTTATATCGTTCTCAGTGGCGATATCTTTTTGTTAAAAATTACATGATTACTTAAAATGTTCATCTGTGATAGTATCCTAGCTATTTTTGTCTCCTTCGGTGACAGATACTTATATTAAGTTTACTTATAAATGTAATTTTCACAGTCATAATTTAGCTACAATACTTGTGATGTAACTTTACATTTtgatgcactcactcactcattcgtgtGCTTTACTGTACGAGTAAcatgtctgtgatattgtaATCAATACTGCTGGTGTACAATCACAACAGACGTAGGCGgttagtaatattccttctaatgTATAGTCCGTGCTCAACTGGCACCAACCAAACATCACGACAGATATGACAACGAATACCGGACATAAATTACATCGGGCGCATTTGATACTTAAACATCTGGGAATTAAGTACAAACCATTTTGATTTAAATTGATTACTTTAGATCAAACAGTTCAAATGCaagtaatgtgtgtgtgtgtgtgtgtgtgtgtgtgtgtgtgtgtgtgtgttttcaaacCCAGTGTTGAACAATAGCGATGTATCATTACGAATTATTAGAAGCTCTGATAAGATAGTCgtcagttaatgttaatgtatggtacgtatgacaatcttagcgctaagagagttttGATAAGCTACTCCCTGGCTTTGCTTACCtgaatcaataaaatcaatgaAACATAGTTTTATGTCTGTTTAGTTTTCTCATTGGACTAACTACTCGAGATTTAAAAATATCACCCGCTGTTGATGAAATATGtatcagtatgtatgtatgtatgtatgcatgcatgcatgcatgtatgcatgcatgtatgcatgcatgcatgcatgcatgcatgtatgtatgtatgtatgtatgtatgtatgtatgtatgtatgtatgtatgtatgtatgtatgtatgtatgtatgaatgtatgcatgtacgtatgcgtgtgtgtgtatgtatgtatgtgtgtcagCGTTCCCCTGGGTACGTATTCGTGTGTgtcctctgtgtgtgtgcttgtatgtttgtgtgtgtgtgtgtgtttgtgtgtgcgtgtaccTTCGTTCTCGTTGTAGAATTAATTTAATACTGTACTTTGATCTCTGAAGACTTTTTTGGTGTGTCATCTAGACCATGTCAGAGCAGAACGACAaaccaaaaatgaaaacataacagCTGTGATAGATATATAAGTGAATGTGAACGAGTGTGTTATATAATAGTACAGCATGTTGTTCAAAGGggccagattcagttatttacaaaccgctacATAGCTTGAATTATGTTGAGTGCTTTGTTAAACTACATTCAGCCTATGATGGCCAGGTGATGCATCTCCTGTCTATTTATGAACCTAACAAGCTTTATGTAACGAATGAGGCAGAATGTTTTATGCATATAGACTACAACATCCTCTGTTCGCCCAGATAACCAATTTTCCGTATTAatacacaaatattattttttctcaCTAATTCTTTCATATGTATGGTACTCTCATATGATTATAATCTAATACACATATTGTCTAGTTTGTCTCACTGGCCATCTGGCCTCGTTATTGTATAGCTTATGTTCTTTTGCCATTGTTGTTTTAATCCATTGTCTTTTTTATCGATATGTATACtactcatcaaaagtttagattcaCTCAAAACACGCACTATAtgttatgcatgtatatattgttACATCGAAAATTTTGTTtatccactaacttgggggaactaACGGTAAACCTTATGCATCTTAATAACACGAGGGTCATGAATCACATTACTGAAAAGCctgtgcaaatatcatgcatgtaaATAGCTATTCGCCATATTCACCGACTTTCATCATTCACTGAACGTATGGCAATACATTTTTGAACGTTAGGGATTTGTTGTGCAATACATCCGTTCATATATAACCAATGCCTTAAAACAATATggattattttgcaaaatctacttGAGAAGGGCTGCCTGAAATATGTgattatatttacactagtaaGTGTAAATTTTTTATGGGTATGCATTCCCGTGGCATAAACATGAACTCATTTTGCCTGTCTGATTGCGTATTTGAggaaaataattaattaattatatcataaaaatatattaacacACCACGGCAACGATACCATTTTGTATAAGGTATATACAGTAATTCAACTTGCCCCATTGTAAATTGATGCAATAAAAGCATTGGGCCGATACCAATACAAGCCATCTGCTGTGTCATATCTGAAAACAAGTGATACGTTAACTGAACTGAGGACGTCATATTTCAGACGCCCAGAGTATAACAGTATCTATTCATACATCTAATTTGCATACATTACCTACACATGAGACGGAATATTCATCCGACCATGACCAAAACTGAATacattaaacaaaatttgcAGGTTGGTGTATCTACATTTGGTTGAAATGTATACATGTgaattaatatatttgatatattcatGGTTGTTTGAAATACGATTCGTATTGCATAACATTATCACAACGCATCTATTGTAAGTCTACATTCATGGTACATGTGACATCTGTGACTACACACAGTGGTGTAACTGACATTATTGTATCcctgaaatttgaaatattttttcagaaacTTGTTCGTCTTGAACTCCAGTATTAATTAATGACACCGCCTAATGTTTCAGAAAGTGCGCCAGGATCGCCATTCTTTGCCGTCATATTCATTGTCAACAAATTGTGTTTTATCTTCCCATTGGAAACATATGTCAGTGTGCCACAAAAAGGATTTTACACCATTGTCGATGAGGGCGCACGTTGCCCTTGGCCCTTGTAAGGATTCCATTTGTAAATCAATTCCTTGAAAAAAACTGTTTGTTTAGTTATTCCCCTTTGTGTGCATCAAATCCCATTACATACAGCTGCGGAAAGTAATTACTTAAGCAAGGAGGTTTTCCTTGCCAATTCAAATCTTATAAATTTTTTCACAGTTTTTCACCAGTTACGAAGAACGGTTAATGTTCCTGTGAACATTCGAATTGGAACTGTCTTTGTCCATATCAGAAATCAATTAAATTTACAAGATGAATTATTCATTCTAAAATGCTGGATAGAAAGCGAACTAGGTTAAGGGTTTGACGGGGTGGGGTTACTTAggtattttgtaaatacatacatatactaaggtattttgtaaatacatacacatactgaggtattttgtaaatacatacatgtatagcGTTGCCAGAGGAATGTAGTATTGTTCAGTATATGCATGTTTGGGTAAGCGTGTAATACAGTATAGCTCCACAATGACTTCCTGAATAATATAGTTAATATGCATATTTTCGTTTAACCCTCAAGCTACGGTAAAACAGGGTCACGCTTCACAATGAGTTAATTTGGTAGGTAATTAGGTAGGGAAGAGGTCTGTTTAGCTCAGgacaacaaataaatatttattcggTTATCCTATTCGTGCTATCTAACAATGAAGcagatgagtgagtgttgttttacatgttAAGAAATAATTCGACATGTCACAGGTGCACGTCAGCGGGAATCACACGTTGCTACAGAATGATGAATCAAACCCGGAACGATTGACTAGAGGGCGCTTTTCACCTTGTACACCCCACGGAATCCTCATCAGCTGATTTGTTACGACTGATCGATATCCATGGATCAAATATGTAAACTTCTGTGGGTATTCTGTTCATAATGTACAGTATTATAAAATACACTTTGCATGTTTATAgtaaatatgaattaaaaaaaataccaaAGCTGCAAATCCTCTTTTTGAAAACTTTTTTGAAAAATAAGGCCGGAACGAATTGATTTTTGTCAGGTGCCTGATCATGACTACTGACCTCCCATATCAAGGTTTCGGGACCAATACAAACCGGTCATCTTTACACACCATATACACAGCGGTCATTGAATGCAACGTGTGGTGATGAGGGGGATCCCCCTCACAGTATTTACCCACAGTGCCTGCATTATTCATGGCGCTACACGTGTCCCGGGAGACGGTCGGGACGGCTGCCGCGACGTCGCTCACAGCATGGTCGACATTGATTTCCAGAATGAATGAAGGCAAGGACGGGAAACAATGGCGATCACCACTGTCAACGACACTGGAGGTCACTTCTGTCTGAACTGTGCTTGGCACCACACCTGGTAAGTAGGGAAGCAATTTGTTCATATCGACCTTGCACTGGGAACCCAAATGTGATTCATGGCAGTACATGACAATCGCAGACACTGAAAATTGAGGTTGGAATTTTGGATTCAAATTggattcaaattcaaaatgtagtCCTCTGTGTTGTTTGGACACATTTTAGAAAGCAATGTCCTCATTCAAGGACATGAATAAGCCTTCTCAGTTCTGATGGACGTGTGTGTACAATGTTTAACATCTGTCATGAGTGAATGAGAATTTTGATTGAAGACCTATTACTGCTGATGTCTAAATTGTGCGAAAATCCATGCTTGTGCTATCCTAAGCAGATACGCCGTCTTATCAGCTCTATCAGTGAAACGATCAGATTACTATCGCCTGCCACATGCGTAGTAGGGTTAAGAGGCTTGTATATCAATATTTGCTTTGCAATCAAAGATTATTAATTGGCTGATTGTGTTAGCAATTACCAGAACgtatattttacatttctatCTCGGCGTTTTTTCAAACAGATACCTTCAACATATTACTCAACCGATATCTATTTTCAGAAGGCATACGGTTCACAATATTCCTGATTCCGTGGAGAGATCCTTGTGATTTCCTAGGATCAGCTGTTTCTTAACGTTAATAAAGCGGCGCCAGTGAAACGAGCTTGAATTGTGTATTttcatatcataaatatttatcaacAATTATAGAACACATGGATCGCAGTGTCTATTGGTTTGTTTGCGCGAGTATGTGAAAGATTTTAATGAAATAAGTAACAGTTCTCCACAGATCGGACGCTCCTCTACCGCTGAATCAGTTTCGTAATTATTCCTTCACAGGCCGACACTCTGCGTGATGTACACCTAAAAACAAACAAGGATTTATTGAGGAGAACAGCGGATGGACCAATTTATGTGCTGAGGAATTTACAAACCAACCGGAAGTTCCGAATTCTGTTGCATTCGGGGACAGGAGCAGAAAGTAAATTATGGGTATCACTGAAGCGGAGAAAACAGATGTGTCTGTTCACATATGCGGTAAGCATGTGTGAAAACTGTTCTTTTTAAATGCGTATCTTTTCATCCTTCACATGAGACGCTATGACACAGCGTGTTCATCTGCGCTAGAAACACGGGAGCACATACCAAGAGGATGGTAGTGCTAACAATGTACTCGTCAACACCAGGATTAAGTCAGCTTCGTTGGTACTGGGTTACCCTCTATGCTTTTTATGAGTAATGTCTGTTGTTGGTGCCATGGAGTTCTGATTGCAACACGGATATGGTAACGTATTTTATGCGTTTTAGTCTTTTACAATGGTGTTTACGTTTCGTGATGGCTGTGTGACAGCCACCTTGACAGACAGGAATTAGCCATTTTCAGTCTGTTGTCAATTATTGACAAGCGGATTGTGACCTGAGCAGAACACCGTGGAATATCTTCCTGTGAAAGAACAAAGGTGTTGCAGAAAATGTGAAGGATTCGTATCAGTGTGTGGCATGTTAATTGTCGACAGTGCACGTGGCGTTGTGTTATCCTATGCTTGTTAACCATCAGGCATAACAAACTTGTCTTACGGATGTATTACGTCAATTGTTTGTGAGAACTGTGAAGATCTAGACTTCACACAGCTACCTCAGTTCACCAAAGACAGAGGACGATACCAATCAACAACCATGGGCTTGCTGATGAGAAGGAAGAAGAAAAGTAAGTGCCTTTTCACTTAgcattatatttttcatgtgtcATTTCGTACATCGTCGTCTTTGATGGACATCCCCGGTTTTTTTTACCATGTGTCATCCATCTAACATTCGTCAAATTTTACCATTTCCCATTTGTTAGACATCCCCGATGAGTGATGGTTATGGTTATCAACACTGATGCATACCCAGACTATGGATAGTCATGTGTCATCTTTGTAGCATACCCTAGCTATACGACAGCCATGAGTCATCCGTGTAATATCACCTGCTATATGATGGTAAAGTGTCAAGTGTCCTCATTATAGCATATCCCCGTCATAGACGTTATCCCTCCCTGTGTGGCGAGATATCCTCGCTATATAACGATCATGTGTCCTCCTTATAGCACATCCCCTCTCTGTGGTGTAATGCCCTCGCTATATGACGACCAGGTGTCCACCTTGTACCACATCTCCTAAGTGTCGTGAAATATCTAGCTGTATCGCGGACATGTGTCATCCTTGTATCATCTCGCTATGTGTGGTGACACATATCACTATATGACGGTTATGTGTAATTCCTGTACCATatcttttagtgagtgagtgagtgagtgagcttggttttgagccgcttttagcaatattccagcgatatcacggcaggggacaccagaaaatggaccaTAAATCTTACGTATGGTGAAAAATCTCCCTATATGACTGTAAGGACGGTCGTGTGTCATGCTGGAAGAAATTACCTTTATGTCATAGTTATGTGTCTCTCTTATACGATAGTCCCTACATATGACATGTCAGTAGTGCGCTGTATGTTCGCTATAATATTCTCTTTCATGAACGACTTAACTACAGTAATGGGGATCTGTGATATATTAAACAGTAAACATTTATATTCTTCTGACGTTTAGAATATTAATTTTTAGAATGTTATTTCCCTTATAATCTCATGTATCCCATACATATCATGGAATAACATGGGAGCGTGGTCATTCGATATGTGACCTGAATGACTGGGAGTCATCTCTACGCTTTCGCTGTAGTGATTATGACGTCATCTGTCTCTCTAAAGTGACAATGTCCATGTTCCGGTAATGTAAGTGACATACTGAGTTCAGCAACATTCATTCACTCGTAAGTGATTTCACAGTTTCATATTTTTAGGCAAAAACGGTGTTTCTTGCTCTCCACAAATCTACAGTCGGGTCAACCCACACGGACCTTACCCTGACACCAAAATCAAAGATATCGATCTGCTAATTATTAAGCCTTCTGAGTGGTTAACAGAATCCCCCGAGGCCTTCACTGAATAAAATGGTAAGCACCCTCCCTAGATATCATGAGTAAAAATGCTTAACTAGAAAGTAAAGGTGGCGAAACTGCTTTCATCAGTAGATTCGTACATAACGCGAGGTGTGTTGTTAATCACACGGGAGAAATAAATACGCCCGGGCCCAGGACACCGTCTAATAACGCCTAATGGCCACACTCCTGTATTTCCAAGACAGCTGGAAGTAATTGGTACAGTGAGGCCATGCTTTACCTTGGTAATTTTCGTCTGTACTCTTCATCGATCTTTAACCTCATTGACACTCTGTCTTTGATGGATGAACGTATAGCGTTATTTCGAAGGGGTATTTTttgcgcgtgtgtgtatgtacgatGGGGTCAGATAGCCGTGGTTACACTTGACACGCACTAATGCCGACAGCATCTCCACACAGCATACGGGCTGGTCGCCTTATGGTTAATGCGTTCGATCGTCAACTCGAAGATCGGGTTCTGTTCCGAACATGGACAAAACTATGAAGAAAATTGTATCCTCTACATATTATCGAAGATATTGCTAAGGGTGTTGTGAAATTTatcaaactcagtcattataCGCTGCAGGGTTAGTCAGATAGAACCATCACCATGGCACGTACAAACTGCGCACCCATGAAGGACCATGGTTAGAAATGGTCGTCAGTAACTCTTGAGAATCGTGAAAAACACTAGTTGggtagggtggtcagacttgctgatatggtttgacacatgtcatcgtatctcagatGGGTAAATCGATGTTCACGCtgttggtcactagattgtctggtccagactcgattatttagataTCACTGGATCATTGACGAGTGCGGCGTTGAACAGCAAACGTACGGTCTGGATGAAACCGGCACTTCTGGTCTGGACTGGATGCATTTCTTCTATACGTCTGCATACTTCATATACCTATACGTCTGCATACTTACTATACGTCTGCATACTTTCTACATGTCTGCATACTTTCTATACCTATACGTCTGCATACTTTCTCCACGCCTGCATACTTTCTATACGTCTGCATACTTTATATACCTATATGTCTGCATATTTTCTATACTTATACGTCTGCATACTTTCTATTCCTATACGTCTGCATACTTTCTATTCCTATACGTCTGCATACTTTCTATACGTTTGCATACTTTCTATACCTATACGTCTGCATACTTTCTATACGTCTGCATTCTTTCTATACGTCTGCATACTTTATATACCTATATGTCTGCATACTTTCTATACTTATACGTCTGCATACTTTCTATACCTATACGTCTGCATACTTTCTATACCTATACGTCTGCATACTTTCTATACCTATACGTTTGCATACTTTCTATACGTTTGCATACTTTCTATACGTCTGCATACTTTCTATACGTCTGCATACTTTCTATGCCTATACGTCTGCATACTTTCTATACATTTGCATACTTTCTATACGTAGTATTCTGAATCAAACATTTCATGTGACAGTGAAACCATGATAAATCGATACACATATAACCCGATGTATCGTTTACGGTGATATAACATGATACTGGCAGAATTATCGCCAAGCCGTTTGTCCCGAATCAAGTTCATTTTGACGTTAATAGTTATGACGTTGAAATTGTTTCACACAATTGTGCTAGAAGTAGATGATTCCAAATAGAAACATAAAAAGTCCATTATACAATACATATCAATAAATTCATCTTGTTCTGAATTTCACTTTA comes from the Haliotis asinina isolate JCU_RB_2024 chromosome 12, JCU_Hal_asi_v2, whole genome shotgun sequence genome and includes:
- the LOC137259041 gene encoding uncharacterized protein; this translates as MMWEHCAVMKSTLHTVFLMSLMGGGPVTGRPTPTYVWPLGNTTLNTEVMARLDAAIPDDGQCFRFRQGYPELPYDAITLTGDKESHIDISLDGNLIFKDITISFLAYPEGPPEGTLINYLYKTGNIIKVSMLENYLFISFWDEYGVDVGSTALPDVLIADTWCHIVITREFLTGRIKVFNNGKLLENLDDDFPNEIQLPSEGALRLGKSLDEPEDPFIGRISCFQLYSSAVSPEEAGKTKENCFPNAWKHTPQVFMERRFVDGEVRQCVSDGSKKASPSCDVITMHCLAGGKAWNSVMATNNWASSSLDTAYFSVVSRDSVPEPQNEHLLGTVSTKNRHVCSRLCMRVLGCKSFAVGGYNSTQKSCILIDRQLESTVARPGWKYYVMKN